A single Anopheles funestus chromosome 2RL, idAnoFuneDA-416_04, whole genome shotgun sequence DNA region contains:
- the LOC125764292 gene encoding uncharacterized protein LOC125764292 isoform X4: MNDAFDYYYQHLYLLTKQSSTSTSPSSTVRTFVEGQEDLDAIAKQISDHAEAIYQTWKARGLAPTEILNCHTGDGAEHAFSQALNPANTPTHPAGGPSGTISSGQSSPAGVVPGGSVSPTGNAAGVAELLAKAPNLSNNSLEQLVSSFVNEDKARIAAQRQQQQQQRGGVVVRTPTTGTSSVIKSVLQKFERNGAIGGEDTVSGGVSDVVGRPSYLRTGGTGAGNTKPSSHLSNSSSNNNNNNFNTLNKNNVPDVLKDTIVESKPGGTVREKPQTPVKPEHLLNHVPSWPLKNRVVKTGGAGPKVIGGGTTTPVSFAKNTADLMDEVSREEERLINALKTGTVLNSSDSILPEVITSTLPDRDVPDYGSVVDHRAQLAGLSSGAGSSHSASGGGIYNPQSGPVGAMVTAASAGNGGGPIVAATNGTPTLNGNGTTNGTGNGTTNHGSGDTPSVKHWNGVPMKPNHIPILNIHQIREQEKLSMNFTRNVATTRLPKDFGRTSVDDEKKLNMQPKTIPSPIRPFLSRGSVAERVLIFEKCPEKAPPRERVKEPVKLQSKPVNRLIPPNIHATLQRHLKNSTKAPYIPQFHFPNGKPPPTITTETTMQRLEQVFDKMPNYECTRDSFQVIVQMCQVPQYWRLPLFMCTQLTPNGAVDGDKFLHFWRQMTSFCHDAASRFVYIMSRGDRTRPYILPEDFAPLIQDVVDTHPGLAFLKEAAEFHSRYVHTVIARIFYNVNRSWTGKITTAELRKSNLLDVIQLLEEEEDINQIMAYFSYEHFYVIYCKFWELDRDHDLYIDQQDLARHNDHALSSRMIERIFSGCVTRSPRRGNNNPMIQGPNGPKMSYTDFVWFLLAEEDKSHPTAIEYWFRCMDVDGDGVLSMYELEYFYEEQQHRMESLGIETLPFEDCLCQMLDMIKPATPGCVTLADLKRCKMTPIFYDTFFNLEKYMEHEQRDPFAQRENDDLSDWDRYAAQEYELLVAEEGGDTQGFHEQRAYRIGMHRPNHLQMIGPENIV, encoded by the exons ATGAATGACGCTTTCGACTATTACTATCAACACTTGTACCTTTTAA CGAAACAGTCGTCAACGTCGACGTCGCCCTCCAGCACCGTGCGAACGTTCGTCGAGGGCCAGGAGGATTTGGATGCGATCGCAAAGCAAATCTCCGACCACGCGGAAGCCATCTATCAGACCTGGAAAGCGCGCGGTTTAGCACCGACCGAAATCCTCAACTGTCACACCGGTGACGGTGCCGAGCATGCCTTCAGCCAGGCGTTAAACCCTGCAAACACACCGACCCATCCGGCCGGCGGACCCAGCGGTACAATATCCAGCGGACAGTCCAGTCCAGCGGGTGTTGTGCCGGGCGGCAGTGTGTCACCGACTGGCAACGCGGCCGGTGTAGCGGAGCTGCTTGCCAAGGCGCCGAACCTCTCCAACAACAgcctcgagcagctggttagTTCGTTCGTGAATGAAGATAAGGCGCGCATAGCGGCccagcgtcagcagcagcagcagcaacgtggAGGAGTTGTTGTCCGTACGCCGACGACCGGCACAAGTTCCGTGATCAAAAGTGTTTTGCAAAAGTTCGAACGTAATGGTGCCATTGGTGGTGAGGATACAGTGAGCGGTGGTGTATCGGACGTCGTGGGTAGACCGAGTTATTTACGCACCGGTGGTACCGGCGCCGGGAACACCAAACCTTCGAGCCATTTAAGTAATAGCAgtagcaacaacaataataataattttaacacgCTAAATAAGAATAACGTGCCGGACGTGCTGAAGGACACGATCGTAGAGTCAAAGCCGGGCGGAACTGTGCGCGAAAAACCGCAAACCCCAGTGAAACCGGAGCACCTGCTCAACCATGTGCCGAGCTGGCCGTTAAAGAATCGTGTCGTTAAAACTGGAGGCGCCGGCCCGAAGGTGATCGGTGGCGGTACGACCACACCCGTCAGCTTTGCGAAGAACACCGCGGATCTTATGGATGAAGTGTCACGGGAAGAGGAACGTCTGATAAACGCGCTAAAAACCGGTACCGTGTTGAATAGTAGTGATAGTATTTTACCAGAAGTGATCACCTCGACTCTGCCCGATCGCGACGTCCCAGACTACGGTTCGGTTGTGGACCATCGGGCACAGCTGGCAGGACTGAGTAGTGGTGCCGGCAGCAGCCACAGTGCTAGTGGTGGTGGGATTTACAACCCTCAATCCGGTCCCGTCGGTGCGATGGTGACCGCGGCATCCGCAGGTAATGGTGGCGGCCCGATCGTGGCCGCCACCAACGGTACGCCGACACTGAACGGCAACGGTACGACGAATGGGACGGGCAATGGTACTACAAATCACGGCTCCGGTGACACGCCAAGCGTGAAACACTGGAACGGGGTACCGATGAAGCCGAACCACATACCGATCCTGAACATACATCAGATACGCGAGCAGGAAAAGCTGTCGATGAATTTTACGCGCAACGTTGCGACGACCCGGTTACCGAAGGACTTTGGCCGCACATCGGTCGACGATGAAAAGAAGCTAAACATGCAGCCGAAAACCATACCGAGCCCGATACGTCCCTTCCTGTCCCGTGGATCCGTCGCGGAACGTGTGCTCATTTTCGAAAAGTGTCCCGAGAAAGCACCACCACGGGAACGGGTGAAAGAACCGGTTAAGCTACAG TCCAAGCCTGTCAACCGACTGATTCCGCCAAACATTCACGCAACGCTGCAGCGACATCTGAAAAACTCAACCAAAGCCCCCTACATACCGCA ATTCCATTTCCCAAATGGCAAACCACCTCCCACGATTACGACGGAAACTACGATGCAGCGGTTGGAACAGGTTTTCGACAAGATGCCAAACTACGAGTGCACCCGAGACAGCTTCCAGGTGATCGTTCAGATGTGCCAAGTGCCCCAATACTGGCGCTTGCCACTGTTTATGTGTACGCAGCTAACCCCGAACGGTGCCGTTGACGGTGACAAATTCCTTCACTTCTGGCGACA GATGACATCATTTTGTCACGATGCAGCATCACGATTTGTCTACATAATGTCCCGGGGTGATCGTACCCGACCGTACATCTTACCGGAAGACTTTGCACCATTGATACAGGATGTGGTGGATACGCATCCAGGTTTGGCATTCCTTAAGGAGGCTGCCGAATTTCACTCCCGCTACGTACACACCGTGATAGCACGTATCTTCTACAATGTGAACCGTAGTTGGACTGGGAAAATTACGACGGCCGAACTGCGCAAGTCAAACCTGCTCGATGTGATTCAGCTgttggaggaggaggaagatatCAATCAGATTATGGCGTACTTCAGCTATGAACATTTCTACGTCATCTATTGCAAATTCTGGGAACTGGATCGCGATCATGATCTTTACATTGACCAGCAAGATCTGGCCAGACATAATGATCATG CTCTGTCGTCGCGTATGATCGAAAGGATCTTTTCCGGATGCGTTACGCGAAGTCCCCGACGAGGCAATAACAATCCGATGATACAGGGCCCGAATGGTCCAAAAATGTCGTACACCGATTTTGTGTGGTTCCTGCTAGCGGAAGAGGACAAATCACATCCGACTGCCATCGAGTATTGGTTCCGGTGTATGGATGTCGATGGTGACGGTGTCCTTTCAATGTACGAGCTAGAGTACTTCTATGAAGAGCAACAGCATCGCATGGAATCGCTCGGAATAGAAACACTTCCATTCGAAGACTGCCTGTGTCAA ATGTTAGATATGATAAAACCAGCAACGCCTGGCTGTGTAACATTGGCCGATCTGAAACGATGCAAGATGACACCCATCTTCTACGACACATTCTTCAATCTGGAGAAATACATGGAGCACGAACAGCGTGATCCATTTGCACAGCGTGAAAATGATGAT CTTTCCGATTGGGATCGATATGCGGCCCAGGAGTATGAACTGTTGGTGGCTGAGGAAGGCGGAGATACGCAAGG GTTTCACGAGCAGCGAGCGTATCGTATCGGCATGCACAGACCCAACCATCTTCAAATGATAGGACCAGAAAATATTGTCTAA
- the LOC125764292 gene encoding uncharacterized protein LOC125764292 isoform X3, which produces MNDAFDYYYQHLYLLTKQSSTSTSPSSTVRTFVEGQEDLDAIAKQISDHAEAIYQTWKARGLAPTEILNCHTGDGAEHAFSQALNPANTPTHPAGGPSGTISSGQSSPAGVVPGGSVSPTGNAAGVAELLAKAPNLSNNSLEQLVSSFVNEDKARIAAQRQQQQQQRGGVVVRTPTTGTSSVIKSVLQKFERNGAIGGEDTVSGGVSDVVGRPSYLRTGGTGAGNTKPSSHLSNSSSNNNNNNFNTLNKNNVPDVLKDTIVESKPGGTVREKPQTPVKPEHLLNHVPSWPLKNRVVKTGGAGPKVIGGGTTTPVSFAKNTADLMDEVSREEERLINALKTGTVLNSSDSILPEVITSTLPDRDVPDYGSVVDHRAQLAGLSSGAGSSHSASGGGIYNPQSGPVGAMVTAASAGNGGGPIVAATNGTPTLNGNGTTNGTGNGTTNHGSGDTPSVKHWNGVPMKPNHIPILNIHQIREQEKLSMNFTRNVATTRLPKDFGRTSVDDEKKLNMQPKTIPSPIRPFLSRGSVAERVLIFEKCPEKAPPRERVKEPVKLQSKPVNRLIPPNIHATLQRHLKNSTKAPYIPQFHFPNGKPPPTITTETTMQRLEQVFDKMPNYECTRDSFQVIVQMCQVPQYWRLPLFMCTQLTPNGAVDGDKFLHFWRQMTSFCHDAASRFVYIMSRGDRTRPYILPEDFAPLIQDVVDTHPGLAFLKEAAEFHSRYVHTVIARIFYNVNRSWTGKITTAELRKSNLLDVIQLLEEEEDINQIMAYFSYEHFYVIYCKFWELDRDHDLYIDQQDLARHNDHALSSRMIERIFSGCVTRSPRRGNNNPMIQGPNGPKMSYTDFVWFLLAEEDKSHPTAIEYWFRCMDVDGDGVLSMYELEYFYEEQQHRMESLGIETLPFEDCLCQMLDMIKPATPGCVTLADLKRCKMTPIFYDTFFNLEKYMEHEQRDPFAQRENDDLSDWDRYAAQEYELLVAEEGGDTQGSYDEDEDYEPNIDILESQLDDCILNEW; this is translated from the exons ATGAATGACGCTTTCGACTATTACTATCAACACTTGTACCTTTTAA CGAAACAGTCGTCAACGTCGACGTCGCCCTCCAGCACCGTGCGAACGTTCGTCGAGGGCCAGGAGGATTTGGATGCGATCGCAAAGCAAATCTCCGACCACGCGGAAGCCATCTATCAGACCTGGAAAGCGCGCGGTTTAGCACCGACCGAAATCCTCAACTGTCACACCGGTGACGGTGCCGAGCATGCCTTCAGCCAGGCGTTAAACCCTGCAAACACACCGACCCATCCGGCCGGCGGACCCAGCGGTACAATATCCAGCGGACAGTCCAGTCCAGCGGGTGTTGTGCCGGGCGGCAGTGTGTCACCGACTGGCAACGCGGCCGGTGTAGCGGAGCTGCTTGCCAAGGCGCCGAACCTCTCCAACAACAgcctcgagcagctggttagTTCGTTCGTGAATGAAGATAAGGCGCGCATAGCGGCccagcgtcagcagcagcagcagcaacgtggAGGAGTTGTTGTCCGTACGCCGACGACCGGCACAAGTTCCGTGATCAAAAGTGTTTTGCAAAAGTTCGAACGTAATGGTGCCATTGGTGGTGAGGATACAGTGAGCGGTGGTGTATCGGACGTCGTGGGTAGACCGAGTTATTTACGCACCGGTGGTACCGGCGCCGGGAACACCAAACCTTCGAGCCATTTAAGTAATAGCAgtagcaacaacaataataataattttaacacgCTAAATAAGAATAACGTGCCGGACGTGCTGAAGGACACGATCGTAGAGTCAAAGCCGGGCGGAACTGTGCGCGAAAAACCGCAAACCCCAGTGAAACCGGAGCACCTGCTCAACCATGTGCCGAGCTGGCCGTTAAAGAATCGTGTCGTTAAAACTGGAGGCGCCGGCCCGAAGGTGATCGGTGGCGGTACGACCACACCCGTCAGCTTTGCGAAGAACACCGCGGATCTTATGGATGAAGTGTCACGGGAAGAGGAACGTCTGATAAACGCGCTAAAAACCGGTACCGTGTTGAATAGTAGTGATAGTATTTTACCAGAAGTGATCACCTCGACTCTGCCCGATCGCGACGTCCCAGACTACGGTTCGGTTGTGGACCATCGGGCACAGCTGGCAGGACTGAGTAGTGGTGCCGGCAGCAGCCACAGTGCTAGTGGTGGTGGGATTTACAACCCTCAATCCGGTCCCGTCGGTGCGATGGTGACCGCGGCATCCGCAGGTAATGGTGGCGGCCCGATCGTGGCCGCCACCAACGGTACGCCGACACTGAACGGCAACGGTACGACGAATGGGACGGGCAATGGTACTACAAATCACGGCTCCGGTGACACGCCAAGCGTGAAACACTGGAACGGGGTACCGATGAAGCCGAACCACATACCGATCCTGAACATACATCAGATACGCGAGCAGGAAAAGCTGTCGATGAATTTTACGCGCAACGTTGCGACGACCCGGTTACCGAAGGACTTTGGCCGCACATCGGTCGACGATGAAAAGAAGCTAAACATGCAGCCGAAAACCATACCGAGCCCGATACGTCCCTTCCTGTCCCGTGGATCCGTCGCGGAACGTGTGCTCATTTTCGAAAAGTGTCCCGAGAAAGCACCACCACGGGAACGGGTGAAAGAACCGGTTAAGCTACAG TCCAAGCCTGTCAACCGACTGATTCCGCCAAACATTCACGCAACGCTGCAGCGACATCTGAAAAACTCAACCAAAGCCCCCTACATACCGCA ATTCCATTTCCCAAATGGCAAACCACCTCCCACGATTACGACGGAAACTACGATGCAGCGGTTGGAACAGGTTTTCGACAAGATGCCAAACTACGAGTGCACCCGAGACAGCTTCCAGGTGATCGTTCAGATGTGCCAAGTGCCCCAATACTGGCGCTTGCCACTGTTTATGTGTACGCAGCTAACCCCGAACGGTGCCGTTGACGGTGACAAATTCCTTCACTTCTGGCGACA GATGACATCATTTTGTCACGATGCAGCATCACGATTTGTCTACATAATGTCCCGGGGTGATCGTACCCGACCGTACATCTTACCGGAAGACTTTGCACCATTGATACAGGATGTGGTGGATACGCATCCAGGTTTGGCATTCCTTAAGGAGGCTGCCGAATTTCACTCCCGCTACGTACACACCGTGATAGCACGTATCTTCTACAATGTGAACCGTAGTTGGACTGGGAAAATTACGACGGCCGAACTGCGCAAGTCAAACCTGCTCGATGTGATTCAGCTgttggaggaggaggaagatatCAATCAGATTATGGCGTACTTCAGCTATGAACATTTCTACGTCATCTATTGCAAATTCTGGGAACTGGATCGCGATCATGATCTTTACATTGACCAGCAAGATCTGGCCAGACATAATGATCATG CTCTGTCGTCGCGTATGATCGAAAGGATCTTTTCCGGATGCGTTACGCGAAGTCCCCGACGAGGCAATAACAATCCGATGATACAGGGCCCGAATGGTCCAAAAATGTCGTACACCGATTTTGTGTGGTTCCTGCTAGCGGAAGAGGACAAATCACATCCGACTGCCATCGAGTATTGGTTCCGGTGTATGGATGTCGATGGTGACGGTGTCCTTTCAATGTACGAGCTAGAGTACTTCTATGAAGAGCAACAGCATCGCATGGAATCGCTCGGAATAGAAACACTTCCATTCGAAGACTGCCTGTGTCAA ATGTTAGATATGATAAAACCAGCAACGCCTGGCTGTGTAACATTGGCCGATCTGAAACGATGCAAGATGACACCCATCTTCTACGACACATTCTTCAATCTGGAGAAATACATGGAGCACGAACAGCGTGATCCATTTGCACAGCGTGAAAATGATGAT CTTTCCGATTGGGATCGATATGCGGCCCAGGAGTATGAACTGTTGGTGGCTGAGGAAGGCGGAGATACGCAAGG ctcttATGATGAGGACGAGGACTACGAACCAAACATAGATATCCTCGAGTCACAGTTAGATGATTGCATACTGAACGAGTGGTGA